TTTCAAAGACAGTTGGCGTCGTCTCACGAACCCAGATGAGGGGCATAACCGTGTTATTGGGACCCGCAACGATACGCTCACCTTCAACGATCACCTGAGAGAGCCCTTGAAGCGTCTCTGTGAGCGCAAACTCCTCAACAGGGATGTTCGCGTGGATGAGCGTCGACATAGACGTTGTTGTCGGTGAATGTACATTAGTGTCGCGGCTACGTAATCAAACAGGAATGTATGTGTACTCATCTAGAGTCAGCTTGGGTGAAATATCTATTACATATTATAGAGTTTGAGGTGATATGATACGAGATCTCACTGTATGGTGACTCGTTATTCTATGGTATCTCTGTAATACGGATATACATCTCAGATTACTCAAACAAGAACATGGGAAGAGTGACCAGCCCTTCCCGAACCGCTGACCACGAAAATGCAGGAATGCCTGAATGGTAGACACGCGGGCAAACCCCAAATGGGTCCCTGCGCCCGCTACTGTGATTCACCTTGGTTTGTCCTGGAATTTCCTCCCGGTGCGCTCTTGCGCTACATTGCTATCCTCTATCTCCACCACTAAAAACGTTACTAATTATGTTAATGCAAACTCTGATGGGTTCGAAATATTGGATGTGTCTCATTCGTGAGATGCTATTTATTGATGAATGTGATATATTGGAATGAACTATCGGCTTGGATATTCCAATGAGCAGCCCTATGAGAGTTCAACTCACCCAAACTGGGATATACGGTTACGGACCGTCTGCTGTCAGGAGCTTCTGTGCGAATTACTCAGTAGATCTCGATTCGCGGGCTTTGAACACAGATTCGAGTACGGTAGCGGCGGCCCTACTGTCCTCGATATCTGCTCGTGCACACCGCAGAGACGGTTTCCAGCCTGTCGAGTACACCACGAGTGTTTCATCCGTGAGTGCCCAGTGCTCAAACGTCGACCACGGTCTGAAACGGCGCCAAAGTTGGTCCTCGACGACGAGTCCGGCATCCATAACGCGGATCGTTCGAGTGTTCGTTGCAGCGATGGCCAGTGGTATCGTGAGAGATGCGAGTGCGTACGCCGATATGGCCCATTCGATGCCGAATTGTGTACTGAGTACTATCCCTGCGAAGCCGATGATGTTCGCTATGACGGTGGTTCCGATAATTATTCGCCGCCATCGTTGCGGCCAGCGTCGTGCTTCCCACCGTGCACGCTCTTCTGTACCAACGAGTTGAGAATTTGCGTACTGTCTATGGCTCATCATAAGTAAAACAACTCCAGCCAACAGCCCACTGATTGCACCAATAAACGCTAGAAACACCGCCAGTGTAGACAACTCTGAATCGATAGCACTCAGAGCAACGCCGAATACTACAGGAGTCCACGTTAACGGAACAACGACGAGAAGCCAAATCGTGTCGTTTCGACCGAGCTGGATTGCTAGGTTCGGTATTTGATAAACGACTCTGCCAGCAGTGATCGTCACAAGCGCTGTGCTACCGATAAAACTGACACAGCGGAGTGCTGTGTTCGTGATGTCTGTCGAGAGAGCAAGGATAATTAGCGGTGTGAGGAGAGTGTTGATGTAGAAACCAGTGATGTATGCGTATATTCTATTAAAATGTGGGTCATCCGACGCCTTTGTTGTAAGTAGAATGTTGAGGACCATACAGGTTCATATTTGGCAAATGTAATACTATCTTCGGAATGGTAACCAATCACAATGTATGACTGTGCGGGTGAGTAAGTTCTTGCTCGGAAGGTTCGTTTCCTATATAGTACTATTTTGAATGATCAATATGTGCAAGTCATACTTCGAACGTTACCCCACAATGGTTCTTTGTCAGTCATTACTATCCCAATAATGGTGAATTTGGCGTACGAAGGTAGAATCATTGGGTAACTACTGTCTATTACTGTCTCTATACGGTCGATACAATCGTTGTGGTATTGTTCGTAGTCGGTCTATTAGGAGTTCTACCGACCCTTCGGTGTGGCATGGTTACGTTACTATCATCAGATGAGTTAGCATTTATGATCGCTATATCGTCGTCTCACTAACTCACTCCCGGAAAGAGCCACGTAATTGAGGAACCACCGTCGCATCGATCTGCGAATATGGTCGTGTGATACTTTCTGCACTAATTTGATGGACTATGGTATGCTCTAATATTGGTAGCCGTCTCATTTTTCCTATTATTACTCTGTGACTCTGAGATAATTGGTCAATCTCGCTTCTGAGCACTCTACTGTCTGCAGATAAAACTTTGATGGCATTAAATATAAGATATGAAATAAAAATATGGATATCACTGTATCCATACCATTCTAAGCCGGCTTACAAGATTTGAATAATAATTTATAGTATAGTTGATGGGGTATACATAATCGAAGTACTGGTGTCAATGGCAGTGATATAGATCGTTCATTCACTGCTAGATACATCTAAACGAATTAACGATGTCTACATTTTGTTTCCTTTCCGTTTCTCTGTTGGCTTTTTTACAGAAGTTATTGACATACAATTAAATACAGATCTGTTATTTCCAATCCTAAGATTTAATAGTCAAAAATAAAAGCGTAAACAATGACGCTGTTGTCGTAAGGAATCCGTTATGCAACACGAGACCAACGGTGAAGCTCTTAGACTATATTTGTAACCCAATCAAATCACGATACGCCATAAAACATTTTCTTTTTGAAACTTCACAGTCAGACTTAAAGATGTTCATTTCCATGTACAAATGTGGAAACTAGCTGGTCTGCTGTAAATAAAAATCCTGATATTACTTAGTCACTATCGTGGAATGGAATCGTTATTATCCAATTTCAATATATAGTTGAAAACTTTCATAATTTATGATCTGGTATCTATACGAACTTCTCCCCGTGCGAATCAAATCGGCTCTAACTGAGAAAACCTTCAAAGCTACGAATACAAATATCACACCGACAACGGAATTCGGCCCAACTGCGGTCTGGCCCGTTACAATCGTACTGCTGAAATGGTTAATGACAGATCCCCTTTACCTAGACGTCGAATGGACAGCAGATTCAGTCCGAACGACTAGACATACACGAGTAGCCACCCACACAAAACGATCTCCGACACGAAGCAACTCTGCTCTCGTGAGCTCGACGAATGATCAATCATCTGGCATCTAATGTAGTAACGGACAGCACTATTGGTATTTTAGGTTGACTTCGATCACGTTCGCTGTCCGCAAAACGAGATTGGGAATCTCTTCTTCAAACCGTGCATCCTGTATCCCACTTTTTGGGCCAGAGACGCTCACTGCCCCCATAACCTCGTTATTGTTGTCCAGCAGTGGGGCTCCGACACAACGCACACCACGAATTCGCTCTTCGTCGTCTGTCGCAAACCCACGCTCGCGGATCACATCCAGCTCTTCAAATAGTGCTTTCTCGTCCGTGATCGTATTTTCGGTGACTTCTGGAAGTCCGTGGTGCTCGATGAATTCGTCAACCTCTTCGGTTGGGAGTGTCGAAAGAATTGCCTTTCCGGCAGCGGTGGTCTGCAGTCCGACTCGTTTTCCAACGTATGTGTCTAATCGGAATGCATCTTCGCCTTCGACTTTTGCGAAGAAGACACCCTTACCAAACTCAGGGATCATGAGGTTCGCGTGTTCTCCCGTCTTGCGAGCGATTTTCCGCAACTCCGGTTGTGCGGTTTGGTATAGATTATTATTTCTTCGACAGTAACCGCCGATCCGAAGAAATCGAGTCCCGAGGCTGTATCCATCACGATTGCTAGTAACGAATTCGTACTGTTGTAACGTCTGAAGATGGTCAAACACAGTGCTCGTAGGTGTATCTAAATGATCAGCAATCTCGGAAACGCCTGCAGTATCGAGTTCTTGGAGCGCCTCAATCACCCGAATCGTCGTTCGCGTGGTTTGTACCGGTGCAGTGGATTCACCCATAGTCCAATCACGAATCACATTGAGACAACATAAATCTTTCCGGCACAGCCGGATCGATGTCATCACCCGAAGAATGTAATACATTTTGCCTTACTAACATGGAAACTAGTAAAACAAGAACTAAGGCACCCTCCGTAGTACCCGCTTTCATGCCAGAGTTAGAGATAACTGGGATAGAGTCGTATATCGTTGCAAATCCGTGGAAACCGTGGGTATTCGTGCGAGTAGAAACCAACGAGGGAGTTCACGGGCTGTCCGAGGCGACAACGCATGGGAAGCCTCGGACTGTTGTCGCTGCAATTGAGGAGATGCGTGATTACTTCATCGGTGCGGATCCGTTCGACACCGAACGCCTCTTTCTCGAAATGTACCGCGACGAGTGGTTTTCGAAGAACGTAATCAACACCACAGTCATCAGCGCTATCGACGTTGCCTGTTGGGACATCAAGGGCAAAGTTCTCGACCGGCCATTGTACGAGTTGCTGGGAGGGGCGGTACAGGGGACCGAGCTGCGAGCGTACGCCAACGGTTGGTATAAGGATGCTCAGGAAGGGCCTGAAGCGTTTGCTGAGGCAGCAGAACGTGTTGTTAGCGATGGTTACGACGCTCTCAAATTCGATCCGTTCGGCCACGCATGGGAACGAATGCAACGTTCTGAGTTCAACCGAGCGATCGATACGATTCGAGCGGTTCGTGAGGCCGTTGGGCCAGATATCGATCTCCTCATCG
The nucleotide sequence above comes from Halocatena marina. Encoded proteins:
- a CDS encoding IclR family transcriptional regulator, with protein sequence MGESTAPVQTTRTTIRVIEALQELDTAGVSEIADHLDTPTSTVFDHLQTLQQYEFVTSNRDGYSLGTRFLRIGGYCRRNNNLYQTAQPELRKIARKTGEHANLMIPEFGKGVFFAKVEGEDAFRLDTYVGKRVGLQTTAAGKAILSTLPTEEVDEFIEHHGLPEVTENTITDEKALFEELDVIRERGFATDDEERIRGVRCVGAPLLDNNNEVMGAVSVSGPKSGIQDARFEEEIPNLVLRTANVIEVNLKYQ